The Schizosaccharomyces pombe strain 972h- genome assembly, chromosome: I genome contains a region encoding:
- the gda1 gene encoding Golgi nucleoside-diphosphatase Gda1 gives MTPTMKSIARRKALLIALSIFAVTFILWNGFPGSSNRPLPSSNDEFHYEDIELPSGYRSEGEVVDLLNPKDELEEPLFSEEPLFPVTTSIPTKTAVSKPKIAPTSAAKDVTFSSSIDSDDCSVAYDNSKPVRQYVLMIDAGSTGSRVHVYQFNNCNPSPKLEEEFFKMIEPGLSSFAGDPEGAAASLDPLLDYAMENVPEEYRRCSPIAVKATAGLRLTGESEAKAILKSVRQHLENDYPFPIVKDGVSILEGSMEGIYAWITINYLLGTLGGKATHSTVAVMDLGGASTQLVFEPRFASDGESLVDGDHKYVLDYNGEQYELYQHSHLGYGLKEARKLIHKFVLNNAEALKESLELLGDSTSIIHPCLHLNASLTHPDSKSEASEVVFVGPSLAHLSLQCRGIAEKALYKDKNCPVRPCSFNGVHQPKFTETFTDSPIYLISYFYDRMISLGMPSTFTIEDMKYLANSVCSGPTYWQDAFSLTDALKELKEEPEWCLDLNYMISLLSVGYEIPNNRQLHTAKKIDNKELGWCLGASLSMLSEQNNGWNCNVKEEI, from the coding sequence ATGACTCCAACTATGAAATCAATAGCCCGTAGGAAGGCTTTGTTAATTGCACTATCTATATTTGCTGTTACGTTCATTTTATGGAATGGATTCCCAGGCTCATCAAACCGACCTTTACCATCTTCAAACGACGAATTCCATTATGAGGACATCGAGCTTCCTTCAGGCTACAGAAGTGAAGGAGAGGTAGTCGATCTTTTGAATCCCAAGGATGAGTTAGAGGAACCTCTTTTTTCCGAAGAACCTTTATTTCCTGTTACTACCTCTATCCCTACTAAGACTGCTGTTTCTAAACCTAAAATAGCTCCAACCAGTGCGGCAAAGGATGtaacattttcttcttctattGACTCAGATGATTGTTCTGTGGCTTATGATAACAGCAAGCCTGTTCGTCAATATGTTTTGATGATCGATGCTGGTTCCACTGGGTCTCGTGTTCATGTTTACCAATTTAACAACTGCAATCCTTCTCCCAAATTAGAAGAagagttttttaaaatgataGAGCCTGGCTTATCTTCTTTTGCCGGTGATCCTGAAGGAGCAGCGGCATCCTTAGACCCACTACTTGACTATGCCATGGAAAACGTGCCTGAGGAATATCGTCGTTGTTCCCCTATTGCTGTAAAAGCAACCGCTGGTTTACGATTGACTGGGGAAAGTGAGGCTAAAGCTATTTTGAAATCAGTGCGACAACATTTGGAAAACGATTACCCTTTTCCTATTGTAAAAGACGGTGTTTCTATCCTTGAAGGTTCCATGGAAGGTATATATGCGTGGATTACCATTAATTACCTTCTAGGAACTTTGGGTGGTAAAGCCACGCACTCTACTGTCGCTGTAATGGACCTCGGTGGTGCTTCTACACAGCTTGTTTTTGAACCACGTTTCGCTTCTGATGGCGAATCGCTTGTTGATGGTGACCATAAGTATGTTTTAGACTACAATGGTGAGCAATATGAACTTTATCAACATTCTCACTTAGGTTATGGTTTGAAGGAAGCTCGAAAGCTGATTCATAAATTTGTGCTGAATAATGCAGAGGCCCTAAAGGAGTCATTGGAGTTGCTCGGTGATTCCACTAGCATCATCCATCCATGTTTGCATCTCAACGCTAGTCTAACGCACCCGGATTCAAAAAGCGAAGCTTCTGAGGTCGTGTTCGTTGGCCCTTCGTTAGCCCATCTTTCTCTTCAGTGTCGTGGTATAGCAGAAAAAGCCTTGTATAAAGACAAAAATTGCCCAGTCCGTCCTTGTTCTTTCAATGGTGTTCATCAACCCAAGTTCACTGAGACGTTTACTGATTCTCCCATTTATTTAATCAGTTATTTTTACGATCGTATGATCAGTTTAGGCATGCCAAGCACTTTTACCATTGAAGATATGAAATATTTGGCAAATAGTGTTTGTAGTGGACCAACATACTGGCAGGACGCCTTTTCTTTAACTGACGCCCTTAAAGAGTTGAAAGAAGAGCCAGAGTGGTGTTTAGATTTGAATTATAtgatttctttactttcGGTTGGGTATGAAATCCCCAATAACCGACAGCTCCATACTGCTAAGAAAATTGACAACAAGGAACTTGGATGGTGTTTGGGAGCTAGTTTGTCTATGTTGTCAGAGCAAAACAATGGTTGGAATTGTAAcgtgaaagaagaaatttag
- a CDS encoding GTPase-activating protein: MINSKSKKKESNALVLKSLLREPYNKVCADCKRNEQPRWASWNLGVFICIRCSGVHRSLGVHVSRVKSVDLDSWTDEQTENMTRWGNERANLYWEAKLAGGHVPSDSKIATFIKTKYEFKKWVLYPEIPSPETLKPEQNTRPVSEVNASLDLNTASRSSSAHSVKSTSSATVTNVTSKKEAISATTSLAQSSPNLASLSKQPSTVHAPSTRQRDLKSSILSLYASPRPQVSSSSITTNATYQNLPSPVSTSTTSSQPYGAFHQPATTGSSFVADKWKMPMFTSNVTSAQPSARASPVQSNSSRPRSSLDSKIINSHDVWK, encoded by the exons AtgataaattcaaaaagcaaaaagaaggaatcaAATGCCCTCGTTTTAAAGTCGCTTTTGCGGGAACCTTACAACAAAGTTTGCGCGGATTGTAAGCGCAATGAACAACCACGATGGGCAAGTTGGAACTTGGGTGTTTTCATTTGTATCAG ATGCTCAGGAGTGCATCGAAGTCTTGGAGTTCATGTTAGTCGTG TAAAATCTGTTGATTTGGATTCATGGACAGATGAACAAACTGAAAATATGACAAGATGGGGAAATGAACGTGCTAATTT GTATTGGGAAGCCAAACTTGCGGGTGGTCACGTTCCCTCTGATAG TAAAATTGCGACTTTTATAAAGACGAAATacgaatttaaaaaatgggtACTCTACCCTGAAATTCCTTCTCCGGAAACGCTAAAACCGGAACAGAATACCAGACCTGTTTCAGAAGTCAACGCCTCTTTAGATCTTAATACTGCTTCTCGATCTTCCAGTGCTCACTCAGTTAAAAGCACTTCTTCTGCTACAGTTACCAACGTTACTTCCAAGAAAGAAGCTATATCAGCTACCACTTCTTTAGCCCAGTCGTCTCCTAATTTAGCTTCTTTATCCAAGCAACCTTCTACTGTGCATGCTCCTTCGACTAGACAACGAGATTTAAAGTCTTCAATTCTCTCCTTATATGCATCTCCACGACCACAAGTAAGTTCTTCAAGCATAACCACCAATGCAACATACCAAAATCTACCGTCCCCAGTTTCAACTAGTACTACGTCTAGCCAACCTTATGGTGCTTTTCATCAACCGGCTACGACAGGATCCTCCTTTGTGGCAGATAAGTGGAAGATGCCTATGTTCACTTCTAATGTGACCAGTGCACAACCATCTGCTAGAGCATCACCCGTTCAATCCAATTCTTCTCGGCCGCGATCTTCTTTAGACAGTAAGATTATTAATTCTCATGATGTTTGGAAATAG